Proteins encoded by one window of Streptomyces sp. NBC_01477:
- a CDS encoding acyl-CoA carboxylase subunit epsilon: MSTPTDPHVRVEKGHAAPEELAAITAILLARAAAHGGGDAADLPARSTAAWRRLERTPGFRAPHSWQG, translated from the coding sequence GTGAGCACTCCCACCGATCCGCACGTGCGTGTCGAGAAGGGCCACGCTGCCCCGGAGGAGCTGGCCGCGATCACCGCGATCCTGCTCGCCAGGGCGGCGGCGCACGGCGGCGGCGACGCCGCCGACCTCCCGGCCCGCTCCACCGCCGCCTGGCGGCGCCTCGAGCGCACCCCGGGCTTCCGCGCCCCGCACTCCTGGCAGGGCTGA
- a CDS encoding GTP-binding protein, producing MDFGSSSGPARATTSAKIVVAGGFGVGKTTFVGAVSEINPLRTEAVMTSASAGIDDLTHAPDKTTTTVAMDFGRITLDQDLILYLFGTPGQDRFWFMWDDLVRGAIGAIVLVDTRRLADCFPAVDYFENSGLPFVIALNGFDGHQPYGPEEVREALQIGPEAPIIVTDARHRGEAKSALITLVEHALMARLR from the coding sequence GTGGACTTCGGAAGCTCTAGCGGCCCGGCGCGCGCCACTACTTCCGCGAAAATCGTGGTGGCGGGCGGGTTCGGCGTGGGCAAGACCACGTTCGTCGGTGCCGTGTCGGAGATCAATCCGCTGCGCACGGAAGCCGTGATGACCTCCGCGTCGGCCGGCATCGACGACCTGACGCACGCGCCCGACAAGACCACCACGACGGTGGCCATGGACTTCGGCCGGATCACCCTGGACCAGGACCTGATCCTCTACCTGTTCGGCACCCCCGGGCAGGACCGCTTCTGGTTCATGTGGGACGACCTGGTACGCGGCGCGATCGGCGCGATCGTCCTGGTCGACACCCGGCGGCTGGCGGACTGCTTCCCGGCCGTGGACTACTTCGAGAACAGCGGCCTGCCGTTCGTGATCGCGCTCAACGGCTTCGACGGCCACCAGCCCTACGGGCCCGAGGAGGTCCGCGAGGCCCTCCAGATCGGCCCCGAGGCACCGATCATCGTCACCGACGCCCGCCACCGCGGCGAGGCGAAGAGCGCGCTGATCACCCTGGTCGAGCACGCCCTGATGGCACGGCTGCGCTAG
- a CDS encoding DUF742 domain-containing protein, with protein MSTSPGAEPYGSPHQPPVNPYQFPSAPAPEPEPYRPPRQPHIQPYQPPQAPPPQAPRGGQGDGTGGRRSQTPTGFVRPYAMTGGRTRPRYQLAIEALVSTTADPERLRGQLPEHQRICLLCRDIKSIAEISALLTIPLGVVRILVADLAEAGLVTIHQPGGDEAAGGQPDVTLLERVLSGLRKL; from the coding sequence GTGAGCACGTCTCCCGGCGCAGAGCCGTATGGCAGCCCGCACCAGCCACCTGTGAACCCGTACCAGTTCCCGTCCGCTCCGGCCCCGGAGCCCGAGCCCTACCGGCCGCCGAGGCAGCCGCACATCCAGCCCTACCAGCCGCCGCAGGCACCGCCCCCGCAGGCACCGCGCGGCGGCCAGGGCGACGGGACCGGTGGCCGGCGCTCGCAGACGCCGACCGGGTTCGTCCGCCCGTACGCGATGACCGGCGGCCGTACCAGGCCGCGCTACCAGCTCGCCATCGAGGCGCTGGTCAGTACCACCGCCGACCCCGAGCGGCTGCGCGGGCAGCTGCCGGAACACCAGCGGATCTGCCTGCTGTGCCGGGACATCAAGTCGATCGCGGAGATCTCCGCGCTGCTGACGATCCCGCTCGGCGTGGTCAGGATCCTGGTGGCCGACCTGGCCGAGGCCGGGCTGGTCACGATTCACCAACCCGGCGGCGACGAGGCCGCGGGGGGACAGCCAGATGTGACTTTGCTTGAGAGGGTGCTCAGTGGACTTCGGAAGCTCTAG